A window of the Synechococcus sp. M16.1 genome harbors these coding sequences:
- a CDS encoding YccF domain-containing protein encodes MISMILNLLWVVLGGLPMALAWWLAALICAITIVGLPWARSCWVVGCFSLWPFGSEAVSRRQLRGRGDLGTGPLGALGNVIWFLVAGWWLALGHLSSALACFVTIIGIPFSIQHIKLALIALAPVGMTVVKSRN; translated from the coding sequence ATGATCTCGATGATCCTCAACCTGCTCTGGGTTGTTCTCGGCGGACTTCCCATGGCTCTGGCCTGGTGGCTGGCCGCGTTGATCTGCGCCATCACCATCGTTGGCCTGCCATGGGCACGGTCGTGCTGGGTGGTCGGTTGTTTCTCGCTCTGGCCCTTCGGCTCCGAAGCCGTGAGCCGTCGTCAGCTGAGAGGACGAGGTGATCTGGGAACGGGCCCCCTGGGGGCGCTCGGCAATGTGATCTGGTTCCTTGTGGCCGGCTGGTGGCTGGCTCTTGGTCACCTCAGCAGTGCCCTGGCCTGCTTTGTGACGATCATCGGCATTCCCTTCAGCATTCAGCACATCAAACTGGCTTTGATTGCTCTGGCCCCCGTCGGCATGACGGTGGTGAAATCTCGCAACTGA
- the sodC gene encoding superoxide dismutase family protein, translated as MRRLLAQLVLLISLLTLTPGWCGALEVTMQRIDSNGIGESIGSVTAQDTDQGLVIYPDLAGLSPGEHGFHLHSTGSCDVGETAEGTPVAGLAAGGHWDPDETGQHLGPFGNGHRGDLSRLVVDDDGKTNTSVVAPRLSTADLKGKALIVHAGGDTYRDEPPLGGGGARVACGVVPDER; from the coding sequence ATGCGTCGCTTGCTCGCCCAGCTCGTTCTGCTCATCAGCCTGCTCACGCTCACACCGGGCTGGTGCGGAGCCCTGGAGGTGACCATGCAACGCATTGATTCCAACGGCATTGGCGAATCGATCGGCAGCGTCACCGCGCAAGACACCGACCAAGGCCTCGTGATTTATCCCGATCTGGCCGGGCTGAGCCCTGGGGAACACGGCTTCCATCTCCACAGCACGGGAAGCTGTGACGTGGGCGAAACCGCCGAGGGCACTCCTGTTGCCGGCTTGGCCGCCGGAGGTCACTGGGACCCGGACGAAACGGGGCAACACCTCGGCCCCTTCGGAAACGGTCACCGGGGCGATCTCAGCAGGCTGGTGGTGGATGACGACGGCAAGACCAACACCAGCGTGGTGGCGCCACGGCTCAGCACCGCTGACCTGAAGGGGAAAGCCCTGATTGTTCACGCAGGCGGCGACACCTACAGGGACGAGCCCCCCCTGGGTGGAGGTGGAGCACGGGTTGCCTGTGGTGTGGTGCCGGACGAGCGCTGA
- a CDS encoding RNA-binding protein: protein MTIFIGNLSWDAEREDLTHLFSQYGEVSKCSLPLDRETGRKRGFAFVDLSNEADEQSAIDDLQNVEWMGRAISVRKAEPRR from the coding sequence TTGACGATCTTCATTGGAAATCTCTCCTGGGACGCTGAGCGGGAGGATCTCACGCATCTGTTCAGTCAGTACGGCGAGGTGAGCAAATGCTCCTTGCCCCTCGACCGGGAGACGGGCCGCAAGCGTGGTTTCGCATTTGTGGATCTCAGCAACGAAGCCGATGAGCAGTCGGCGATCGACGACTTGCAGAACGTTGAGTGGATGGGCCGTGCCATCTCCGTTCGCAAGGCCGAACCCCGCCGCTGA
- a CDS encoding glycosyltransferase family 2 protein, with amino-acid sequence MTLALLEPLLFLAAAGSAAAGLLILQLGLQRVFSVAPRLKPGQDVAAPDTSLTVVIPAFNEAHNIEACVASVLANQPPCRNWSVLVVDDESSDATVDNALRAGSAAPHFRLIQAGPRPVNERWVGKNWACSRAVDQVSSDWLLFIDADVRLKPDALKRSLAQALDEQADLLSLAPRLSCGCLAEWMVQPIMASLLGLGFPILETNDPASPVAFAAGPFMLFKASTYAQIGGHRALAGEVVEDLALARAIKGGGHRLRYLLGLDAVDLRMYSDLAALWEGWTKNWFLGLDRDPVKALGAALVVVLMFTVPWLLLPASLLLLWLQPLLASAWWWVLALASLSILQQLLLRLWTRSNFDVPLSYWWLMGAGGLLVGAIGPVSIWRTRTGRGWTWKGRALN; translated from the coding sequence TTGACGCTTGCCCTGCTTGAGCCCCTGCTGTTTCTTGCTGCGGCTGGTTCAGCTGCAGCGGGATTGCTGATCCTTCAGCTGGGGCTGCAACGGGTGTTTTCAGTGGCACCGCGCTTGAAGCCTGGCCAGGACGTTGCTGCTCCGGACACGTCGCTGACCGTGGTGATCCCCGCCTTCAACGAGGCCCACAACATCGAGGCCTGTGTCGCCAGCGTGCTGGCCAATCAGCCCCCCTGCCGGAACTGGTCGGTGCTGGTGGTGGATGACGAGTCCAGCGATGCAACGGTGGACAACGCCCTCCGGGCTGGCTCTGCAGCGCCCCACTTCCGGCTGATCCAGGCCGGACCCAGGCCCGTCAACGAACGCTGGGTGGGCAAGAACTGGGCCTGCAGCAGGGCCGTTGACCAGGTCTCCAGCGATTGGCTGTTGTTCATCGATGCCGATGTTCGGCTCAAGCCCGATGCCCTCAAACGGTCCCTGGCTCAGGCCCTTGATGAGCAGGCCGATCTGCTGAGCCTGGCGCCGCGGTTGAGTTGCGGATGCCTGGCGGAATGGATGGTGCAGCCGATCATGGCCAGCCTTCTGGGCCTCGGCTTTCCCATCCTCGAAACCAACGACCCGGCATCGCCGGTGGCATTTGCGGCGGGGCCGTTCATGTTGTTCAAGGCCTCCACCTATGCGCAGATTGGTGGTCACCGGGCCCTGGCTGGTGAGGTGGTGGAAGATCTGGCCCTCGCTCGCGCCATCAAGGGAGGAGGCCATCGGCTGCGTTATCTCCTGGGGCTTGATGCGGTTGATCTGCGGATGTACAGCGACCTCGCGGCGCTTTGGGAGGGCTGGACCAAGAACTGGTTTCTGGGCTTGGACCGGGACCCCGTCAAAGCCCTTGGCGCCGCTTTGGTGGTGGTGTTGATGTTCACCGTGCCCTGGCTGTTGCTGCCGGCATCGCTGCTGCTGCTCTGGCTCCAACCCCTGCTGGCTTCGGCTTGGTGGTGGGTGTTGGCCCTAGCGAGCTTGTCCATCCTTCAACAGCTGCTGCTGCGGCTGTGGACGCGCAGCAACTTTGATGTGCCCCTTAGTTACTGGTGGCTGATGGGAGCCGGCGGGTTGCTGGTGGGTGCGATTGGCCCCGTCTCGATCTGGCGCACCCGCACGGGACGCGGTTGGACCTGGAAAGGCAGGGCTTTGAATTAG
- a CDS encoding DUF3303 domain-containing protein, with protein MQHYLIVWTFPTVEGAWESCPGFADYINSGAPGDAFDGFALKYRVCEPISGSGVAIAVASDIGKVWAHLGPWIKDFGIQFEVTAVVSDAEFAAMWPMVEAAASVS; from the coding sequence GTGCAGCACTACTTGATCGTTTGGACGTTCCCGACCGTTGAGGGGGCGTGGGAGTCATGCCCTGGCTTTGCTGACTACATCAACTCGGGAGCACCGGGAGATGCCTTCGATGGATTTGCTCTCAAATACCGCGTCTGCGAACCGATCAGCGGTAGTGGTGTCGCCATTGCCGTGGCCAGTGACATCGGCAAGGTGTGGGCGCATCTCGGGCCCTGGATCAAGGACTTCGGCATTCAGTTCGAGGTCACTGCCGTGGTGTCCGATGCCGAATTTGCTGCGATGTGGCCGATGGTGGAAGCTGCAGCATCCGTCAGCTAA
- a CDS encoding DUF924 family protein: protein MSADDVLEFWFQQCRPWQWFRRRDSFDALVRERFGEAVEGALAGELDHWICGPSSGLALVLLLDQFTRQIWRGEAKAFAGDPQALKLSLAALERGWIAAESQRPRRQFWLMPLLHSENISVVAQAIPLLEHFADAATADVARRHRLQLQRFGRYPHRNAALGRVSSPEEVVLMQQSQR from the coding sequence TTGAGCGCCGACGACGTTCTGGAGTTCTGGTTTCAGCAGTGCCGTCCCTGGCAGTGGTTTCGTCGCCGCGACAGCTTCGATGCCCTGGTGCGAGAGCGATTCGGCGAGGCCGTTGAGGGCGCCCTCGCTGGAGAGCTGGACCACTGGATCTGTGGGCCCAGCAGCGGTCTGGCCCTTGTGCTGCTGCTGGATCAATTCACCCGTCAGATCTGGCGTGGTGAAGCCAAGGCTTTTGCCGGAGATCCTCAGGCTCTGAAGCTGAGCCTGGCAGCGCTGGAGCGGGGATGGATCGCAGCGGAATCGCAACGACCGCGGCGGCAGTTCTGGCTGATGCCTCTTTTGCACAGCGAAAACATCAGCGTGGTGGCCCAGGCCATCCCTTTGCTGGAGCACTTCGCGGACGCTGCCACCGCCGATGTGGCCCGCCGCCATCGCCTCCAGCTGCAGCGCTTTGGCCGCTATCCCCATCGCAATGCTGCTCTCGGACGGGTGAGTTCCCCGGAGGAAGTGGTGTTGATGCAGCAATCACAACGTTGA
- a CDS encoding protein adenylyltransferase SelO family protein → MSTATFAEFAERADYSLLEALTPDPESTADGEDHRPRQVLSGHYVPVMPTPIPEPQYLAHSRSFFRELGLSDDLAQDDQFRRMFSGDLGVATGPMRPWGWATGYALSIYGTEYTQQCPFGNGNGYGDGRAMSVFEGLFEGRRWEMQLKGGGPTPYCRGADGRAVLRSSVREFLAQDFMHALGVPTSRSLTLYVSHAERVCRPWYSENSRSMDPDVMVDNPAAISTRVAPSFLRVGQLELFARRARSEAHPRAHQELHQIVVHLIERNYRQEIDPGLPFSDQVVLLARLFCDRLTTLVANWIRVGYCQGNFNSDNCAAGGFTLDYGPFGFCELFDPRFQPWTGGGAHFCFFNQPVAAEANYRMFWKSLRTLMEGQAEVQAQLDQLLEEFPAAMQEAMQRMWSSKLGLPSADDALVQELLKLMVESSADYAMFFRRLSDLPEQIDPLRDCFYLPLSAPLESQWNDWLLRWRAQWPSGVDPSVISTGMRRVNPAITWREWLIAPAYQQAAEGDTSLMAELQQLFSTPYDTPSADMAARYDRLKPREFFSAGGVSHYSCSS, encoded by the coding sequence ATGAGCACCGCCACGTTTGCTGAGTTCGCCGAACGGGCCGACTACTCCCTTCTTGAAGCCCTCACGCCTGACCCGGAGTCCACAGCGGATGGGGAGGACCACCGTCCTCGCCAGGTGCTCTCCGGCCACTACGTGCCGGTGATGCCCACCCCGATCCCCGAACCCCAATACCTGGCGCACAGCCGCAGCTTTTTCAGGGAGCTAGGTCTCAGCGATGACCTCGCCCAGGACGATCAGTTCCGCCGCATGTTTTCCGGTGATCTCGGTGTGGCCACCGGTCCGATGCGGCCCTGGGGCTGGGCCACCGGCTACGCCCTTTCGATCTACGGCACCGAGTACACCCAGCAGTGCCCCTTTGGAAATGGCAATGGCTACGGCGATGGTCGAGCCATGTCGGTGTTTGAGGGGTTGTTTGAAGGGCGCCGCTGGGAGATGCAGCTCAAAGGTGGTGGTCCCACCCCCTACTGCCGTGGCGCCGATGGTCGCGCCGTGCTCCGCTCCAGCGTCCGTGAGTTTCTGGCGCAGGACTTCATGCATGCCCTCGGTGTGCCCACCTCCCGTTCGTTGACGCTCTACGTCTCCCATGCCGAGAGGGTGTGTCGCCCCTGGTATTCCGAGAATTCACGCTCGATGGATCCGGACGTGATGGTCGACAACCCGGCGGCCATCAGCACCCGGGTGGCACCATCGTTTCTGCGGGTGGGTCAGCTGGAGTTGTTCGCTCGCCGTGCCCGCAGTGAGGCCCATCCCCGGGCGCATCAGGAATTGCACCAGATCGTGGTGCACTTGATCGAACGCAATTACCGCCAGGAGATCGACCCTGGCCTGCCGTTCAGCGACCAGGTTGTGCTGTTGGCGCGCTTGTTCTGTGATCGGCTCACGACCCTCGTTGCCAACTGGATCCGTGTGGGCTATTGCCAGGGCAACTTCAACAGCGACAACTGCGCCGCCGGTGGCTTCACCCTCGACTACGGCCCGTTTGGCTTCTGCGAGCTGTTCGATCCGCGCTTTCAGCCCTGGACCGGGGGCGGCGCCCACTTCTGCTTCTTCAACCAGCCGGTGGCCGCGGAGGCCAACTACCGCATGTTCTGGAAATCCCTGCGCACGCTGATGGAGGGCCAGGCGGAGGTTCAGGCCCAACTGGATCAGTTGCTGGAGGAGTTCCCCGCTGCCATGCAGGAGGCCATGCAACGGATGTGGAGCAGCAAACTCGGCCTGCCCAGTGCCGACGACGCGCTGGTGCAAGAACTGTTGAAGCTCATGGTGGAGTCCAGCGCCGATTACGCGATGTTCTTCCGCCGCTTGTCGGATCTTCCCGAGCAGATCGATCCGCTGCGGGACTGTTTCTATCTGCCCCTTTCGGCCCCGCTCGAATCCCAGTGGAACGACTGGTTGCTTCGCTGGCGTGCCCAGTGGCCCAGCGGCGTTGATCCGTCGGTGATCTCCACTGGCATGCGGCGGGTCAACCCGGCGATCACCTGGCGCGAATGGTTGATCGCTCCGGCCTACCAGCAGGCCGCCGAAGGCGACACCTCCTTGATGGCTGAACTGCAGCAGCTGTTCAGCACGCCTTACGACACCCCTTCCGCCGACATGGCGGCCCGCTATGACCGCTTGAAACCGCGAGAGTTCTTCAGCGCCGGTGGGGTGTCCCACTACAGCTGTTCGTCTTGA